From a region of the Trichoderma atroviride chromosome 6, complete sequence genome:
- a CDS encoding uncharacterized protein (EggNog:ENOG41~TransMembrane:11 (i89-111o117-140i271-289o350-370i422-444o477-497i504-525o586-605i654-674o705-725i737-763o)): protein MAASITDDNVVIEAKAVRHEISDEEVRYGGTTDFEKNEKVTAEITSAVPVDGDDYDKNSGQGSDDVIIVTGADAAAHLLPLRDDREPSVTFRSLFLATCLSAFQAIMSQIYQFKPTAVTISGTFIVLIAYFAGNAWAAFLPRGDRLRARWAAKNGEAKVPFWITVVSFINPGPWNLKEHAVCAITATSASNASASITVFTAQDLFYNLPLSASTVILSTISIGLFGYGICGMLRPIAVWHVEAVYWSTLPTVKTLQGLHWQDLKGSKPLRFFWYSFVGMFFYEFFPAYIFPFLNSVSIPCLAAMRATGSKAAVLTNLFGGAQNNEGLGLFSLSFDWQYITSFNTSLPLTLQAHSVAGFIVCYIVMLAIYYSNSWNAKSQPFMSTQLRSEDGSKYPISKVFVGGVLDESALQKYGIPRLTGSFAYAMFMANAAIGALVAHCALFWGGDIKRAYKSAKSGRYDDRHHAHMAENYKETPWWWYISVLVFSFVLGLVVVIKENITLPAWAYIVSLLLGIFIAPFSTILYSRYGNGIATNNLSKMLAGLMLPGRPVGNMYFAAWSHNVITNCVNLCNDLKMGEYLKIPPRVMFVTQIYGTILGGFVNYAIMITIVNGNRDLLVDGNGNASWSGATIQSYNTNATSWALAKYLYKAGAEYEMVSVGLAIGAAVVVVHRIFSYYVPKIRNFSTYDINMPQFIQYAGYIPYNASQTCVILSQLLAGFFTQFYLRNYRPRIFKDYSYLITGAFDGASLTALFILSFAVFGAGGRSIPFPSWWGNHLDGYYDFCPVAE from the exons ATGGCGGCGTCAATTACAGATGATAATGTTGTTatcgaggccaaggcagtCAGGCATGAAATATCCGACGAGGAGGTTCGCTATGGTGGCACCACAGATTTCGAGAAGAACGAAAAGGTTACAGCCGAAATAACCAGCGCCGTCCCCGTTGATGGTGACGACTACGACAAGAATAGTGGACAGGGCAGCGACGATGTTATCATTGTCACCGGCGcggatgcagcagctcatctaTTGCCGCTACGAGATGATCGGGAGCCTTCCGTGACATTCCGAAGTCTCTTCCTGGCTACATGTCTTTCTGCTTTTCAAGCTATTATGAGCCAGATCTACCAG TTCAAACCAACGGCAGTAACAATTTCAGGAACGTTTATTGTTCTCATCGCTTACTTCGCAGGTAATGCGTGGGCTGCATTTCTTCCTCGCGGTGATCGATTAAGGGCACGATGGGCAGCCAAGAACGGTGAAGCAAAGGTACCATTCTGGATAACTGTCGTCTCTTTCATCAATCCTGGACCCTGGAATCTGAAAGAGCATGCTGTATGTGCTATTACAGCCACATCAGCCTCAAATGCCTCTGCCAGTATTACCGTGTTCACTGCACAAGATCTATTCTACAACTTGCCTTTGTCTGCATCTACTGTCATCTTGAGCACCATTTCCATTGGACTATTCGGCTATGGCATCTGTGGCATGCTGCGTCCTATTGCAGTCTGGCACGTCGAAGCTGTCTACTGGAGCACTCTTCCTACTGTCAAGACTCTCCAAGGACTGCACTGGCAAGACTTGAAAGGTTCTAAACCACTTCGATTCTTCTGGTACAGCTTCGTGGGAATGTTCTTTTACGAATTCTTCCCAGCTTACATTTTCCCGTTTCTCAATTCTGTCTCTATCCCGTGTTTAGCAGCCATGCGTGCCACTGGTTCGAAAGCAGCGGTCCTTACGAACCTTTTCGGCGGCGCGCAAAACAACGAAGGGTTGGGACTATTCAGTCTTTCTTTCGATTGGCAATAT ATTACGTCTTTTAACACCTCTCTACCCCTTACGCTACAGGCTCATTCCGTAGCGGGATTTATCGTTTGTTACATTGTGATGCTCGCCATTTATTATTCAAATTCTTGGAATGCAAAGTCGCAGCCATTCATGTCTACGCAACTCCGATCTGAAGATGGTTCCAAGTATCCTATTTCCAAAGTGTTTGTTGGTGGTGTGCTCGACGAAAGCGCTTTGCAAAAGTATGGCATCCCTAGGCTCACAGGAAGCTTTGCATACGCCATGTTCATGGCGAATGCCGCA ATTGGAGCTCTAGTTGCTCATTGTGCTCTGTTCTGGGGCGGAGATATCAAGAGAGCATACAAGAGCGCAAAGAGTGGACGATACGACGACCGACATCACGCACACATGGCAGAGAACTACAAGGAGACACCATGGTGGTGGTACATATCGGTACTTGTGTTCAGCTTCGTTCTCGGCCTTGTCGTTGTCATCAAGGAAAATATTACCCTTCCAGCGTGGGCTTATATCGTATCGCTACTCCTGGGAATCTTTATCGCGCCCTTT AGCACCATCCTTTATTCACGATATGGTAACGGCATTGCCACCAATAACTTGTCCAAGATGTTGGCTGGCCTGATGCTTCCGGGACGCCCCGTCGGCAACATGTATTTTGCTGCTTGGTCACATAACGTTATTACAAACTGTGTCAACCTATGCAATGACTTGAAGATGGGAGAATATC TGAAAATTCCTCCTCGAGTCATGTTTGTGACACAAATCTACGGCACTATCCTGGGCGGCTTTGTCAACTACGCCATCATGATCACAATCGTCAACGGTAACCGCGACCTCCTTGTTGATGGTAATGGAAACGCTTCGTGGAGTGGTGCGACCATTCAATCATACAACACCAACGCGACATCTTGGGCCCTCGCAAAATACCTTTACAAGGCGGGTGCAGAGTACGAAATGGTATCTGTCGGACTGGCTATCGGTGCTGCAGTGGTTGTGGTTCATCGTATATTCTCATAT TACGTCCCTAAAATCCGAAACTTTTCGACCTACGACATCAACATGCCTCAGTTCATTCAATATGCGGGATACATCCCGTACAATGCGTCCCAGACTTGCGTTATCTTGAGTCAGCTTCTCGCCGGGTTTTTCACTCAATTTTATCTCCGAAATTACCGACCGCGTATCTTCAAAGATTACTCATACCTCATCACTGGCGCCTTCGATGGTGCCAGTCTTACTGCACTGTTCATTCTATCTTTTGCAGTTTTCGGAGCTGGTGGACGTTCTATCCCCTTTCCCTCGTGGTGGGGAAACCATCTCGATGGCTACTATGACTTCTGCCCGGTCGCAGAGTAA
- a CDS encoding uncharacterized protein (EggNog:ENOG41~SECRETED:SignalP(1-22)) — MAPATTFIASLAGLLLFRPVAAQTSCGGNLYTPGTLNFTLECYNAFMDCAAKFEANASLVNCDDGNGNLFMQQQANLGAAAGSQNNDAVIAFQDIRELCLLSGTTTATWGYSDNQWYWAAAEDACYTNDPSRTDVVKTHPAPFCIQNRDSPLSECYPEPDVTSGGPLKVIKTAKTANGFKSSARGWNTYGVQALQNGSAVVPSFAGQSGLYYTQKFVETQCGVLARPEFKAAGYDLCSLDSGWQAFSAVDNHGRIIYNSTRFNLPQLGSWLHSRGLKLGVYITPGVPCVAHNQTILGTNIKVADVLNGNNDQVNCDFDFSKDGVQQWHDSVIEQWASWGVDMLKLDFVTPGSPSNGANLACDSSDAVRAYQKAIKKSGKNIRLDVSWKLCRNETWLPVWSGLAESMRTDQDLDNYGTNTLMAWQVGQRAIENYRQYIGLQAQRNVPITIYPDMDALFTVNPEHLAGVNDSIRTTVMNHWLGAAANLVIGGDMQQVDALGLKLTTSSQSIAAANFFAQYPMQPRNPGSGSNAPKQLQAWIGGPSDNHKEAYVLIVNYGPDQGYGGFGTQLYASQKVTVSLKDLGISGSTWTFTDIWKGNSTRVSQSYSAWLTEGESQLLRLSRVY; from the coding sequence ATGGCCCCTGCGACCACATTTATTGCCTCGCTGGCAGGGCTCCTCCTGTTTCGCCCTGTAGCCGCTCAAACTTCATGTGGTGGTAATCTCTATACCCCCGGAACTCTCAACTTCACTCTGGAATGCTACAATGCGTTTATGGACTGCGCCGCAAAGTTCGAGGCCAACGCGAGCTTGGTGAACTGCGACGATGGCAATGGAAATCTGttcatgcagcagcaggccaacTTGGGGGCTGCCGCGGGGAGCCAGAACAACGACGCCGTCATTGCGTTCCAAGACATTCGCGAGCTTTGCCTGCTTAGTGGCACGACAACTGCGACGTGGGGCTACAGCGACAACCAGTGGTATTGGGCAGCAGCCGAGGATGCTTGCTACACCAATGACCCCAGCCGCACCGACGTTGTCAAGACTCATCCGGCGCCATTCTGTATCCAGAACCGTGATTCTCCTCTGTCAGAATGCTACCCGGAGCCGGATGTTACTTCTGGCGGTCCCTTGAAAGTCATCAAGACTGCAAAGACAGCTAATGGATTCAAATCCTCTGCCCGAGGCTGGAATACATACGGAGTCCAGGCATTGCAGAATGGCTCTGCGGTAGTGCCGTCTTTTGCTGGGCAGTCTGGCTTGTACTACACTCAAAAATTCGTCGAGACCCAGTGCGGTGTGCTTGCCCGACCCGAGTTTAAGGCTGCCGGATACGACCTTTGCAGCCTTGACTCTGGCTGGCAAGCTTTTAGCGCTGTTGATAACCATGGCCGTATCATCTACAACTCTACACGTTTCAACCTCCCACAGTTAGGGTCGTGGCTCCACAGCAGAGGCCTAAAGCTGGGAGTCTACATTACGCCCGGAGTTCCGTGTGTTGCTCACAACCAGACGATCCTAGGCACCAACATCAAAGTCGCCGATGTCTTGAACGGCAACAATGACCAGGTCAACTGCGACTTTGACTTCAGCAAGGACGGTGTCCAGCAGTGGCATGACTCGGTTATCGAGCAGTGGGCGTCATGGGGCGTTGATATGCTTAAACTCGACTTTGTGACTCCTGGCAGCCCCTCCAACGGCGCCAATCTTGCGTGCGACAGCTCGGATGCTGTGCGCGCCTACCAGAAGGCTATTAAGAAGTCAGGGAAGAACATTCGCCTTGATGTTTCATGGAAGCTCTGCCGGAACGAGACATGGCTGCCAGTCTGGAGCGGCCTCGCTGAGTCTATGCGAACAGACCAGGACTTGGACAATTACGGCACAAACACATTGATGGCGTGGCAGGTTGGCCAGCGCGCAATTGAAAACTATCGACAATACATCGGTCTTCAGGCACAGCGAAATGTCCCAATTACGATATATCCCGACATGGACGCATTATTCACAGTCAATCCAGAGCATCTCGCAGGCGTCAATGATTCGATTAGAACGACGGTTATGAACCATTGGCTGGGAGCAGCCGCTAATCTGGTCATCGGCGGCGACATGCAGCAAGTCGATGCACTGGGTCTTAAGCTGaccaccagcagccaatctattgctgctgcaaatTTCTTTGCGCAATACCCGATGCAGCCCCGCAACCCTGGCAGCGGAAGCAATGCTCCAAAGCAGCTCCAAGCCTGGATTGGAGGCCCATCAGACAACCACAAAGAGGCTTATGTGCTCATTGTAAACTATGGACCAGACCAGGGCTACGGAGGTTTTGGAACCCAGCTTTACGCTTCTCAGAAGGTGACTGTATCTTTGAAGGATCTGGGCATCTCTGGGTCAACTTGGACTTTTACAGACATCTGGAAGGGTAACTCCACCCGAGTGTCACAATCATACTCTGCTTGGCTCACAGAGGGAGAGTCACAGCTGTTGCGCTTATCGAGGGTTTACTAG
- a CDS encoding uncharacterized protein (EggNog:ENOG41) encodes MESKEIDSGVLTALAKQMRLSATLEINELVQQRTAKGYKVVHLGFGEATFPIQKDVAAAHREASNITSYLPVAGMAELRQAIAKFQSRRLKNNIQPSQVVVAPGSKPLLFALFDLLQGDVLLPRPSWVSYEPQITHAGKKIFWVETDEEDRHTITESSLQSAFSRAVEQGGNPRIMLINSPSNPTGQAFNTSDIEIISTFCKSHDITLISDEIYSDISFSEETSATPCSGSQFNVGQKILTGGLSKTYSAGGWRVGYAIFPANDFGERVQSAVLAYASECWSTASAPAQKAAAVAFDTSPEMDLYRSQVVLLHKRCTLALYHALRQCGLAVSEPKGAFYVYPSFHPYSKQLKARGIRNSQELSRWLIEECGVAALPGSAFGEDDAGPIGGRYRLRMATSYLYFRDQSERYQDGYRILDLALDANNNLKLPLLDEAIQAIQNAAAKLRLAP; translated from the exons ATGGAATCTAAAGAGATTGATTCCGGCGTCTTGACTGCGCTGGCAAAGCAAATGCGTCTTTCCGCTACTTTGGAAATAAATGAGCTTGTTCAGCAGCGCACAGCCAAAGGCTACAAAGTTGTGCACCTGGGATTTGGCGAAGCTACCTTTCCTATCCAAAAGGATGTAGCTGCGGCTCATAGGGAAGCCAGCAATATCACCAGCTATCTTCCAGTTGCAGGAATGGCCGAACTGCGACAA GCTATTGCCAAATTCCAATCTCGACGTCTCAAGAATAATATCCAACCAAGCCAAGTTGTTGTGGCTCCAGGATCCAAGCCATTGCTCTTCGCGCTTTTCGATCTTCTTCAAGGGGACGTTCTGCTCCCGCGGCCATCTTGGGTCAGTTACGAGCCTCAAATTACCCATGCAGGAAAAAAGATCTTTTGGGTGGAAacggatgaagaagatcgCCATACTATCACAG AAAGTTCTCTGCAATCAGCATTTTCACGCGCAGTTGAACAAGGTGGTAATCCTCGAATAATGCTCATAAATAGCCCTTCCAATCCCACTGGTCAAGCTTTCAACACAAGTGATATAGAGATTATCAGCACCTTTTGCAAAAGCCACGATATTACTCTCATTAGCGATGAGATTTATTCCGATATCAGCTTCTCCGAAGAAACCAGCGCAACTCCGTGCTCAGGCTCGCAATTCAACGTCGGCCAGAAAATTCTGACTGGTGGGCTTTCAAAG ACATATTCCGCCGGAGGATGGAGGGTTGGCTATGCCATCTTTCCTGCAAACGACTTCGGAGAGAGAGTACAATCGGCAGTCTTGGCATATGCGTCTGAATGCTGGTCTACGGCTTCAGCCCCCGCCCAAAAAGCCGCCGCGGTAGCGTTTGATACCAGTCCAGAAATGGATCTGTATCGCAGCCAGGTTGTGTTATTGCACAAGCGATGCACCTTGGCGCTGTATCATGCTTTGCGTCAATGCGGCCTCGCAGTTTCAGAGCCAAAAGGTGCCTTTTACGTTTATCCATCCTTTCATCCGTATTCCAAGCAGCTTAAAGCTCGCGGCATTCGGAACAGCCAAGAGCTATCCCGCTGGCTTATTGAAGAGTGTGGTGTCGCAGCCCTTCCAGGTTCGGCATTTGGCGAGGACGATGCCGGGCCTATTGGTGGTCGGTATCGTCTGCGGATGGCCACAAGCTACCTATATTTCCGGGATCAGAGTGAAAGATACCAAGATGGATATCGCATTCTCGATTTGGCTTTGGACGCGAATAACAATCTCAAGCTGCCTTTGCTAGACGAAGCTATTCAGGCCATCCAAAATGCCGCGGCAAAGCTTCGATTAGCGCCATAA
- a CDS encoding uncharacterized protein (EggNog:ENOG41~TransMembrane:12 (i59-78o98-117i124-142o154-174i186-205o217-237i286-306o326-343i350-370o376-399i411-429o441-463i)) — MQLFKSKAQPSQPQGVDQVIEAGNVEKGLSPIQNENAVDQHVIDAELERRVVRKTDRNLVPLVMALYLLAFLDRSNVGNARIAGMSQDLNLVGDRYDWLLTIFYIPYIIFEFLGIMWKIVPPHIWATIVVFIWGLVATLQAVTQSWGGEMALRFLMGAAEAGYGPGIPFLLSFFYLRHEVGFRCGVFLSAAPLANTFAGALAYGITSGHPSIAKWRVLFLVEGLPTIVMAAVAYFYLPDSPEKAKFLDEDEKRVAMARSVRQAGSAERIGNVDWMDFLRGLTDVKAWFTGLMYFSCNVSFASLPVFLPTILSEMGFSAVDAQGLTAPPFFLSFLVTLVTPYIADRTQQRGIMLIFLTIIGGVGYVILATAKSVGARYFGVFMAAGGIFPSIANILPWVLNNQGSDTRRGAGIVLLNVIGQCGPLLGTRLYPTNEGPFYVKGQSVCAAFMFFTTLLVIGLRILLARENKKLDQKYGTIEEQKARLVEARERGESTVQDQAVENYGPMFRYVL; from the exons ATGCAGCTCTTCAAGTCAAAGGCACAGCCGTCGCAGCCTCAAGGCGTGGATCAGGTCATAGAAGCGGGTAATGTTGAAAAAGGGCTTTCACCTATACAAAATGAAAATGCCGTCGACCAGCACGTTATCGACGCCGAGTTGGAGCGACGCGTTGTCCGAAAAACGGACAGGAACCTCGTTCCCTTAGTGATGGCTCTCT ATCTCCTCGCATTTCTTGATCGATCCAATGTTGG GAATGCCCGTATTGCCGGCATGAGCCAAGATCTCAATCTAGTTGGGGATCGTTACGACTGGCTGCTCACAATATTTTATATTCCATACATTATCTTTGAGTTCCTTGGTATCATGTGGAAAATTGTGCCGCCACACATCTGGGCTACCATCGTTGTTTTTATATG GGGTCTCGTAGCAACCCTTCAAGCAGTCACTCAATCCTGGGGAGGAGAGATGGCTCTACGATTTCTGATGGGAGCTGCGGAGGCTGGTTACGGGCCTGGAATACCATTcttgctctccttcttctaTCTGCGTCACGAAGTTGGCTTCCGCTGCGGAGTATTTctctctgctgctcctcttgcAAACACGTTTGCAGGTGCTCTGGCGTACGGAATCACTTCAGGACATCCTTCCATCGCAAAATGGAGAGTACTGTTCCTAGTTGAAGGCCTACCAACCATCGTAATGGCAGCTGTTGCGTACTTTTATCTTCCCGATTCTCCTGAGAAAGCCAAGTTTTtggacgaagacgagaagagagTTGCTATGGCACGAAGCGTCCGACAAGCTGGCTCTGCAGAAAGAATTGGCAACGTTGATTGGATGGATTTCTTGAGAGGACTAACCGACGTGAAGGCTTGGTTTACAGGT CTCATGTACTTCAGCTGCAATGTCAGCTTCGCCTCTCTCCCCGTCTTTCTGCCAACGATTCTCTCGGAAATGGGGTTTTCTGCCGTGGATGCCCAAGGCTTGACGGCGcctcccttcttcctctcttttctcgttACTCTTGTTACGCCCTACATCGCCGATAGAACTCAGCAGCGTGGCATCATGCTGATTTTCCTCACAATAATTGGGGGCGTAGGATACGTTATCCTGGCAACTGCAAAATCTGTTGGAGCACGCTACTTTGGTGTATTTATGGCTGCTGGGGGCATCTTTCCCTCCATTGCCAATATTTTGCCATGGGTTTTAA ACAACCAAGGAAGCGATACGCGTCGAGGGGCAGGCATTGTTCTTCTCAATGTCATCGGACAATGTGGTCCATTGCTCGGCACGCGATTATACCCAACCAATGAAGGACCTTTCTACGTAAAGGGGCAGTCGGTTTGTGCCGCGTTCATGTTCTTCACCACGCTACTGGTAATAGGCCTACGTATCCTCCTTGCCcgagagaacaagaagctggaccAGAAATATGGCACAATAGAGGAACAGAAGGCGAGGCTTGTGGAAGCCCGAGAAAGAGGGGAATCAACTGTTCAGGATCAGGCCGTGGAGAATTATGGGCCAATGTTTAGATACGTGCTCTAG
- a CDS encoding uncharacterized protein (EggNog:ENOG41) yields the protein MDNAGSGLSEEKINGFKEWVKSQNKRPRIWDARRWFQGPGYSHDEQDDSLDQALDLLIDEAIEDSLKEMNDRNKALSHLQIPGLGLPLRYMPPSDQRFPVLIGAEGYDWKAATLLIREVCMLKFVEEITNKAQWWEKVFDSQIAEKWKQEALQMNWKEYRDYADFTPAMADACINELRIKADLFTKTGLIPIFDYSSCVIKSDSLVPDSLRNALRSEAAKLENVPDEERDWHPGTTRKVLDLVHPSLWPFIYGRTPVLLDKRINLTNALSYCGVGTILPAPRPIEIANPEQSMYSRRYELSMPSLSGRFQWLPCEVVLDGQSAKIDSYINNLHPVDHASLYPIIERFIEKSLPAWDVVYRWPKEFETQRLKTKEAREECTTPEICQQYYNCNPWNRPLDEGEPRRDDTEAYTGEYRDTERFKRDMEWMSETHKLNLPEPEPSDDGHVRLKASDVKSSDFFNGASRIQVIVKLANVHLNPEDPDYKFEVSKELADWYMNPLNNNASDPDLEGSSYKPGTSEASSTDSDVSSSPRRSLSLNLPDYEDILVNNDPTEFEGGSWHTEGMLNERICATALFYYDSENITDCHLDFRTPADREELVVNLNYEQSQHFPIERTFAIPNAYRDTLQSIGGVLTTNSPSTGDADTRAVFFPNLLQHRVSPFRLKDPTRPGHRKILALFLVDPAIPVISTAIVPPQQREWWSRESGAEQAIAHRLPNELAHAILEDSGLPISLNEAKSIRLDLMEERSAKKDDMDEELQRNTWNFCEH from the exons ATGGACAACGCCGGATCTGGGCTTTCTGAAGAGAAAATTAATGGCTTCAAAGAATGGGTCAAGTCGCAGAATAAAAGACCTCGCATCTGGGATGCTCGACGCTGGTTCCAAGGCCCCGGTTACAGCCACGATGAGCAAGATGATTCACTTGACCAGGCTCTTGACCTGCTCATTGATGAAGCCATTGAAGATTCATTAAAAGAAATGAATGATCGTAACAAG GCACTGTCACATCTTCAAATACCAGGCTTAGGACTTCCTTTACGGTATATGCCGCCCAGTGACCAGAGATTTCCAGTCTTGATAGGAGCTGAAGGCTACGACTGGAAAGCTGCAACACTTCTGATCCGAGAAGTTTGCATGTTGAAGTTTGTGGAGGAAATAACAAACAAAGCTCAGTGGTGGGAAAAGGTTTTTGATTCTCAGATTGCCGAAAAATGGAAACAAGAGGCGCTGCAAATGAATTGGAAAGAATATCGAGATTACGCAGATTTCACTCCCGCCATGGCTGACGCC TGCATCAACGAATTGCGCATCAAAGCGGATTTGTTTACAAAAACTGGACTGATTCCCATCTTCGACTATTCTTCTTGTGTCATCAAATCCGATAGCCTCGTCCCCGACAGCTTACGAAATGCTCTTCGCTCGGAAGCTGCAAAGCTTGAAAACGTTcctgatgaagaaagagactGGCATCCGGGAACCACCCGTAAGGTTCTCGATCTAGTACACCCCTCTCTATGGCCCTTCATCTATGGCCGTACTCCCGTGCTACTTGACAAAAGGATTAATCTTACGAACGCTTTGAGCTATTGTGGGGTTGGAACTATTCTACCGGCTCCAAGACCAATCGAAATAGCCAATCCTGAGCAGTCTATGTATTCAAGGCGTTATGAGCTATCCATGCCTTCTCTTTCAGGCAGATTTCAATGGCTGCCATGCGAAGTTGTTCTTGATGGCCAGTCTGCCAAAATCGACAGCTATATCAACAACTTGCATCCAGTGGACCATGCAAGTCTGTACCCCATCATTGAACGCTTCATTGAGAAGTCATTACCAGCATGGGATGTCGTATACCGATGGCCTAAAGAGTTTGAAACCCAGCGcttgaaaacaaaagaggcacGCGAAGAGTGTACAACTCCTGAAATTTGTCAGCAATATTACAATTGCAATCCGTGGAATCGTCCACTTGACGAAGGCGAGCCACGGCGCGATGATACTGAAGCTTATACTGGAGAGTATCGGGACACTGAACGTTTCAAGCGCGATATGGAGTGGATGAGTGAAACGCACAAGCTCAATCTGCCAGAACCCGAGCCTAGCGACGATGGCCATGTTCGGTTGAAGGCATCTGATGTCAAATCCAGCGATTTCTTCAACGGAGCATCTCGAATCCAAGTCATTGTCAAGTTGGCTAATGTTCATCTCAATCCCGAAGACCCTGATTATAAATTTGAAGTGTCTAAAGAGCTTGCTGATTGGTATATGAACCCTCTCAACAACAATGCCAGCGACCCAGATTTGGAAGGATCCTCGTATAAGCCAGGCACCTCTGAAGCTTCCTCAACGGATTCCGATGTTTCGTCAAGCCCGAGACGATCTTTGTCCTTGAATCTTCCTGATTACGAGGATATACTCGTCAACAACGACCCTACCGAGTTTGAAGGTGGATCGTGGCATACAGAGGGAATGCTAAATGAGCGTATCTGCGCAACCGCGCTTTTCTACTACGACTCTGAAAACATCACCGACTGTCATCTTGACTTTCGTACGCCTGCCGATCGCGAGGAGCTTGTGGTCAATCTCAACTACGAGCAAAGCCAACATTTTCCAATTGAACGCACATTTGCTATCCCAAATGCCTACCGCGACACTTTGCAAagcattggcggcgttcTCACCACGAATAGCCCTTCCACAGGAGATGCCGATACTCGCGCTGTTTTCTTTCCGAATCTTCTGCAACATCGTGTATCTCCATTTCGCCTCAAGGACCCAACAAGGCCGGGCCACCGCAAGATTCTGGCTCTATTCCTTGTGGATCCGGCGATTCCTGTCATTTCCACAGCCATTGTACCGCCACAGCAGCGAGAGTGGTGGTCTCGTGAATCTGGTGCTGAGCAGGCTATTGCTCACAGACTACCGAATGAGCTGGCCCATGCCATTCTTGAAGATTCGGGACTTCCAATCAGCTTGAATGAAGCCAAAAGCATCCGGTTGGACCTAATGGAAGAAAGATCAGCGAAAAAAGACGATATGGACGAAGAGCTGCAGCGCAATACCTGGAACTTTTGTGAACATTGA
- a CDS encoding uncharacterized protein (EggNog:ENOG41~TransMembrane:1 (o241-261i)), which translates to MATNTVRACVRCHRKKTKCSGYPDCLACGKARTHCEPYTRYKKSDSLAELKYFRQRASWLEDEIFRNFRIQCKDVPTGSCLKSEGGDFTERPTPSPGIISPSTQSHEQGPSTPAGNAADIGMLALNATGEMKYLGPSSGAFFAAYASALARSCLSTKNFGNILLSSQQGEASRAKAHISANSLSTLSSHDINLFLISYKMWILPLYPVLNSDDLDMLIKTYAEETGKDDSQMRQGNSEKDIQLMVFYMVMALGAVNAANTIQQIRKQSRRKDLLGFEASGPSPISLCTRALQLYDYNSHILHPSVGLIQVFALIAIYSSFGPIGSSQWQLAGFAMRMAVEIGLHCTDEVSDAPDGAKDQRNRVFWTIYAIEISLAYNLGRPPSIAEDHIAKSLMSGKPIYQPTLGTMNNTRIATGIVSIMEQHLSCTEKVRSAPVPLLSL; encoded by the exons ATGGCGACTAACACCGTAAGGGCGTGCGTTCGCTGCCACCGTAAGAAAACAAAG tGCTCTGGCTACCCAGATTGCCTGGCATGCGGGAAGGCAAGAACTCATTGCGAACCGTACACGAGGTATAAGAAAAGCGATAGTTTAGC GGAACTCAAATATTTTCGGCAGAGGGCTTCTTggcttgaagatgagattttTCGAAATTTCCGCATCCAATGCAAGGATGTGCCAACTGGAAGTTGTCTCAAGTCAGAAGGCGGTGATTTTACCGAAAGGCCGACACCAAGCCCAGGAATTATTTCACCAAGCACCCAGTCGCATGAACAAGGCCCTTCGACGCCAGCGGGCAATGCCGCAGATATAGGCATGTTGGCTTTGAATGCTACTGGAGAAATGAAATACCTGGGTCCTTCAAGCGGCGCCTTCTTTGCTGCATACGCCAGTGCGCTCGCGAGGTCTTGTCTCTCTACGAAGAATTTTGGAAACATCTTACTCAGTTCCCAGCAAGGTGAAGCTAGTAGAGCAAAAGCACATATTTCAGCCAATAGTCTGAGCACTCTCTCGTCTCATGACATCAATctctttctcatctcatATAAGATGTGGATACTGCCTCTCTATCCTGTACTGAATTCTGATGACCTAGATATGCTCATAAAGACATATGCTGAAGAGACTGGCAAGGATGATTCCCAGATGCGCCAAGGCAATTCCGAAAAGGATATACAGCTGATGGTATTTTACATGGTCATGGCGCTTGGGGCAGTTAATGCTGCGAATACAATTCAGCAAATTCGCAAACAGTCTCGCCGCAAAGATTTACTAGGCTTCGAAGCTTCAGGGCCATCGCCGATATCTCTTTGCACACGAGCTTTGCAGTTGTATGACTACAACTCTCATATCTTGCATCCGAGCGTTGGCCTCATTCAAGTATTCGCCTTGATTGCAATTTATAGCTCTTTTGGACCGATCGGATCGAGCCAATGGCAGCTAGCTGGCTTTGCAATGAGG ATGGCTGTAGAAATAGGTTTGCATTGCACTGACGAGGTTTCTGACGCCCCAGATGGGGCAAAAGATCAACGCAATCGTGTCTTCTGGACCATATACGCGATCGAGATTAGTCTCGCTTATAATCTTGGGCGCCCTCCGTCGATAGCAGAAGACCATATTGCTA AGAGCTTGATGAGTGGCAAGCCAATATACCAACCAACTCTCGGGACGATGAACAATACCCGTATAG CTACTGGAATCGTCTCTATCATGGAACAACATTTGTCTTGCACCGAAAAAGTCCGCTCTGCCCCCGTCCCTCTTCTCAGTCTCTAG